The following proteins come from a genomic window of Malus domestica chromosome 02, GDT2T_hap1:
- the LOC103406876 gene encoding disease resistance protein RPV1-like isoform X1, producing the protein MTAHEAFFSSSSKSILWKYDVFLSFRGEDTRYGFTSHLHAALKARGYQVFIDDDDLPRGEEIKEKLFRAIEESRISVIIFSKMYVDSSWCLDELVKIMECRDKLGRHVLPIFYHVDPSHVRKQDRDLAEAFQKHEKDIREEKDDKKREAKQERVNQWREALTKAANLSGHHLQSANNRKRRRKAHTEATNLSDHQTTGNGPEAEFIKKIIDENICEWLTSTNELHVAKHIVGINSRVQDITSYLSSGGSNDVLTVGIWGMGGLGKTTAAKAIYNQIHPQFEFKCFIADVRETTSKHDLVDLQKKLISNILKKKHEISCVDEGIGLIKQQFRHRKILVIVDNIDKVEQLDAIVGSHDWFGPGSRIIITTRDERLLLNVNKKFQAKEMNEEEALELFSWHAFQNSCPDQGYLEVSEKVVSYCGGLPLALEVLGSLLTKRPLAEWESQLEKLGRYPDENIVNRLRISFDGLHRLEKAIFLDISCFFIGVNKNFVAKMLDRCGFFGTIGINVLRERCLLTVEGNELNMHDLLREMARVIISEKSLDHPGKWSRLWNCQEASEVLRNKFGTEEVEGLALNFPYTWPRSSSLPSFSTEAFANMKKLRFLHLKYVQLNGEYKHLPKELIWLCWKGCPLKSIPDDFFDQPRLVVLDMQCSKLVQVWEGCKLLERLKILNLSHSHSLIKSPDFSQVPNLEELILERCLRLSEIHPSIGQLQKLSLVNLKECEELSSLPRDFYKLKSVETLLLTGCSKLREVHEDLGEMKSLGIQIPSSTVRLKNLTLLFQEGVKLAHDAIPHHLGSLISLQVLDLQGNYFHTLPSLNGLTKLEILRLNYCFNLRTIPDLPTNLKFLYADDCRALETMPNFSEMSNMRELVVCDSPKLTEVPGLDKSLNFMTLIDMSNCTNLTVDFGKNILQGWTSCGFGGVFLYGNFVPDWFEFVNHGNTVSFDIPPNDGRTFKGLTLCFLHKYAFASKFGITVINNTKRTKLQAYLGSRYSDTPRLWQGQLSNDKLKLQSGDKVEVQISGDLDYYGPSMTTMVNLVWNKPMKENTHDSDQASFVFCQHPARFYEATSDNYPSNDYDLINYIGSTIAVHDHGPLSLAHSHFSLSSNTFPAVSDRGDQISDPMDEDSLTRLSLSLDYSSSTCSGRHIQPQTRPENLPILFQPQGPAVRDRGDQISDPMDEDLLTHLSRSLDYWKPQGPAVGNRGDQISDPMDEDPLTRLSKFPLSLASKL; encoded by the exons ATGACAGCCCACGAAGCCTTCTTTTCGTCCTCCTCCAAGTCCATACTCTGGAAGTACGACGTATTCTTGAGCTTCAGGGGTGAAGACACGCGGTATGGCTTCACGAGCCACCTTCACGCGGCATTAAAAGCCAGAGGGTACCAGGTCTTTATTGATGATGACGATCTACCAAGAGGggaagaaataaaagagaaactGTTTCGTGCAATCGAAGAGTCGAGGATCTCTGTCATTATCTTCTCAAAGATGTATGTGGATTCGAGTTGGTGTCTTGACGAGCTGGTGAAGATCATGGAGTGTAGAGACAAACTGGGGCGACATGTTTTACCAATATTCTATCACGTTGATCCTTCGCATGTCAGGAAGCAGGACAGAGATTTAGCCGAAGCATTTCAGAAGCACGAAAAGGACATCCGTGAAGAAAAAGATGACAAGAAACGTGAAGCTAAACAAGAAAGGGTAAATCAGTGGAGAGAGGCTCTGACAAAAGCTGCAAATTTGTCTGGCCACCATCTTCAAAGCGCTAATAATAG GAAGAGGCGGAGAAAGGCTCATACAGAAGCTACAAATTTGTCTGACCACCAAACAACTGGCAACGG GCCCGAAGCAgagttcattaaaaaaattattgacgAGAATATTTGTGAATGGCTCACCAGCACTAACGAATTACATGTGGCCAAGCACATAGTTGGAATCAATTCTCGCGTTCAAGATATTACCAGTTATCTTTCAAGTGGTGGATCAAATGATGTTCTCACGGTTGGAATTTGGGGGATGGGTGGATTGGGTAAAACAACAGCTGCCAAAGCCATTTATAACCAAATTCATCCTCAGTTTGAATTCAAATGTTTCATTGCCGACGTTCGCGAGACTACAAGTAAACATGATCTGGTTGATTtgcaaaaaaaacttatttctaACATCTTGAAAAAGAAGCATGAAATAAGCTGTGTTGACGAAGGTATCGGTCTGATAAAACAACAATTTCGACATAGAAAGATACTTGTCATTGTGGACAACATAGATAAAGTGGAACAACTGGATGCAATAGTTGGAAGTCATGATTGGTTTGGTCCTGGAAGTAGAATTATCATAACGACACGAGATGAACGTCTACTACTAAATGTGAACAAAAAATTTCAGGCTAAGGAAatgaatgaagaagaagctcttgAGCTATTTAGTTGGCATGCCTTTCAAAATAGTTGTCCTGATCAAGGATATCTTGAAGTTTCAGAAAAGGTTGTTTCTTATTGTGGAGGTTTACCACTAGCGCTTGAAGTTTTAGGATCTCTTTTGACTAAAAGACCATTGGCAGAGTGGGAAAGTCAATTGGAGAAATTGGGAAGATATCCAGATGAAAACATTGTAAATCGACTCAGAATAAGCTTTGACGGGCTACATCGTTTAGAGAAGGCTATATTTCTTGACAtatcttgtttctttattgGAGTAAACAAGAACTTTGTCGCAAAAATGTTAGATCGGTGCGGATTTTTTGGAACAATAGGAATCAATGTCCTCCGTGAACGATGTCTTCTAACTGTTGAGGGGAATGAGTTGAATATGCATGATTTACTTCGGGAAATGGCCAGAgtaatcatttctgaaaaatctcTTGATCACCCTGGAAAATGGAGTAGGTTGTGGAATTGTCAAGAGGCCTCCGAAGTCTTGAGAAATAAATTT GGAACTGAAGAAGTTGAAGGACTTGCTCTAAATTTCCCTTATACTTGGCCTCGAAGCTCTAGCCTACCTAGTTTCAGTACAGAAGCATTTGCCAATATGAAGAAACTGAGATTCCTTCATCTCAAATACGTTCAGCTCAATGGAGAATACAAACATCTTCCCAAAGAGTTAATATGGTTGTGTTGGAAAGGATGCCCTTTAAAGTCCATACCAGATGACTTTTTTGATCAACCAAGACTAGTTGTTTTAGATATGCAGTGTAGCAAACTGGTACAAGTTTGGGAGGGTTGTAAG TTGCTAGAGAGGTTGAAAATCCTGAATCTCAGTCATTCCCACTCTCTCATTAAATCACCGGACTTTTCACAAGTCCCaaatcttgaagagttgatactGGAACGTTGTCTGAGATTGTCCGAGATTCACCCCTCCATTGGTCAACTTCAAAAACTTTCTTTGGTGAATCTTAAAGAATGCGAAGAGCTTAGTTCTCTTCCAAGGGATTTCTATAAGTTGAAATCTGTTGAGACTCTTCTTCTTACTGGATGTTCTAAATTGAGAGAAGTGCATGAGGATTTAGGGGAGATGAAATCATTGGGAATACAAATACCATCTTCTACAGTTAGATTGAAGAATCTCACTCTTTTATTCCAAGAAGGTGTGAAATTAGCACATGATGCAATCCCTCATCATCTTGGGAGTCTAATTTCTTTACAAGTTTTGGATCTTCAAGGGAATTATTTTCATACCCTACCCAGCCTCAATGGTCTTACAAAGCTTGAAATATTGAGGTTAAATTACTGCTTTAACCTTCGTACAATCCCTGATTTGccaacaaatttgaaatttctgtACGCTGATGATTGTCGTGCATTGGAAACAATGCCCAATTTTTCGGAAATGTCAAATATGAGAGAGTTGGTGGTATGTGATTCGCCCAAACTCACTGAGGTTCCTGGCTTGGATAAGTCATTAAACTTCATGacattgattgatatgagtaactGCACCAATCTCACAGTTGATTTTGGGAAGAACATCCTACAG GGATGGACTTCGTGCGGATTTGGTGGCGTTTTCCTCTATGGGAATTTTGTTCCTGATTGGTTTGAGTTTGTTAACCATGGCAATACAGTCAGTTTTGATATTCCCCCGAATGATGGTCGTACTTTTAAAGGGCTGACTCTGTGCTTCTTGCACAAGTATGCATTTGCAAGTAAATTTGGCATTACTGTTATAAATAATACCAAGCGTACAAAGTTGCAGGCTTACTTAGGCAGCAGATATTCGGATACGCCTAGACTTTGGCAAGGACAACTATCGAACGATAAGCTCAAATTGCAAAGTGGGGATAAAGTTGAAGTTCAAATTTCAGGAGATCTTGATTATTATGGGCCATCAATGACAACAATGGTTAATCTAGTGTGGAACAAACCTATGAAGGAAAATACGCATGATTCGGACCAAGCTAGTTTTGTTTTTTGCCAACATCCAGCTCGGTTCTATGAGGCGACATCTGATAATTATCCATCTAATGATTATGATCTCATAAATTACATCGGTAGTACTATAGCAGTGCATGATCATGGTCCTCTCAGCCTTGCGCATTCacatttttccttgtcttctaaTACTTTTCCTGCAGTCAGTGACAGAGGAGATCAGATATCCGACCCAATGGACGAAGATTCTCTTACTCGCCTCTCTTTGTCTCTTGATTATTCATCATCTACTTGTTCAG GCCGTCATATTCAGCCTCAAACTCGTCCTGAGAATCTCCCAATACTTTTCCAGCCACAGGGTCCGGCAGTCAGGGACAGAGGAGATCAGATATCTGACCCAATGGACGAAGATCTTCTTACGCACCTTTCTCGGTCTCTTGATTATTGGAAGCCACAGGGTCCAGCTGTCGGTAACAGAGGAGATCAGATATCCGACCCAATGGATGAAGATCCTCTTACGCGCCTCTCTAAATTTCCCTTATCCTTGGCCTCCAAGCTCTAG
- the LOC108171407 gene encoding zinc finger BED domain-containing protein DAYSLEEPER-like, which translates to MATPAEETIAAPIQDKTATLMEEPTATPIEEPTATPVEEPMATPVEEPMETPIEKPMATPVEEHTVAPVEEHTAAPVEEHTAAPVEEHTAAPVEEHMAVPVEEHTVAPVEEHTVTPVEEHTVTPVEEQMVALVEEPMSAPVEEAMVTHYEEAMAAHFEDSMTAHFEEPMTTPINHKRATPDEDMMQTPDEEKMLTLTPYENNEVENTETQPNKRRKKKSIVWEHFTIENVSPGCRRACCKQCKQSFAYSTGSKVAGTSHLKRHIAKGTCPALLRNQNNNQSSPYTPATRGGSSSNPPKRRYRTPNTPQIIFDPDRCRHEIARMIIMHDYPLHMVEHPGFVAFAQNLNPRFNMVSFNTVQGDCVATYLTEKQSVTKFIEGIPGRVCLTLDMWTSSQSVGYVFVTGHFIDADWKLHRRLLNVVMEPYPDFDSALSHAVAVCLHDWSLENKLFSVTYDQPLSETALENLRPLLSNKNPLVLNGQLLVGHCIARTLSSIAKEVLAAGSDVVKKVRDSVKYVKTSESHEEKFLELKSQLQVPSERSLSIDDQTKWNTTYQMLVACYELKEVFSCLDTSDPDYKQAPSMEDWKQVETICTFLKLIFDAANILTTTTNPTPVTFFHEVWRIQTDLTKTVGSEDPFISSLTKTMQERVEKYWKNCSLALATAVVMDPRFKMKLVEFSFNKVYGEEAPTHIKVVDDGIHELFHEYLTLPLPLTPTYADEGNNYVKTEDSQGGANLTDNGLTDFDMYIMETTSQQMKSELDQYLDESLLPRVHDFDVLGWWKLNKMKYPTLSKMARDILSIPVSTVPSDCVFDTTVKEMDQYRTSLRPETVEALICAKDWMQYGSADTSTALVRMEY; encoded by the coding sequence ATGGCAACTCCTGCTGAAGAGACAATTGCCGCTCCTATTCAAGACAAAACGGCCACCCTCATGGAAGAGCCGACAGCCACCCCTATAGAAGAGCCGACGGCCACCCCCGTAGAAGAGCCTATGGCCACCCCAGTTGAAGAGCCAATGGAAACCCCCATTGAAAAGCCCATGGCCACCCCTGTTGAAGAGCACACAGTCGCCCCTGTTGAAGAGCACACAGCCGCCCCAGTTGAAGAGCACACGGCCGCCCCCGTTGAAGAGCACACGGCCGCACCAGTTGAAGAGCACATGGCCGTACCCGTTGAAGAGCACACGGTCGCCCCCGTTGAAGAGCACACGGTCACCCCCGTTGAAGAGCACACGGTCACCCCCGTTGAAGAGCAGATGGTCGCCCTGGTTGAAGAGCCGATGTCTGCCCCTGTTGAAGAGGCGATGGTTACCCACTATGAAGAGGCGATGGCTGCCCACTTTGAAGATTCAATGACTGCCCACTTCGAAGAGCCAATGACCACTCCTATTAACCACAAGAGGGCCACACCTGATGAAGACATGATGCAAACACCTGATGAAGAAAAGATGCTAACGCTGACTCCCTATGAAAACAATGAGGTGGAAAATACAGAAACACAGCCTAACAAGCGCAGGAAAAAGAAGTCAATTGTCTGGGAGCATTTCACCATAGAGAACGTGAGTCCTGGATGTAGGAGGGCATGCTGCAAGCAGTGCAAGCAAAGTTTTGCTTACAGTACGGGTTCAAAAGTAGCGGGTACCAGCCACCTCAAACGCCACATTGCGAAGGGGACTTGCCCAGCACTTCTTCGTAACCAGAACAACAATCAGTCTTCCCCATATACCCCAGCAACAAGGGGTGGCAGCTCTTCCAATCCACCAAAAAGGCGTTACCGGACTCCTAACACACCCCAAATTATATTTGATCCAGACCGTTGTCGCCATGAGATTGCAAGGATGATCATCATGCATGACTACCCCCTGCATATGGTTGAGCATCCTGGGTTTGTAGCTTTTGCACAGAATCTTAACCCACGGTTCAACATGGTGAGCTTCAATACTGTTCAAGGAGATTGCGTTGCAACTTACCTAACGGAAAAGCAAAGTGTCACCAAGTTTATTGAGGGCATACCTGGACGCGTATGCCTTACTTTGGACATGTGGACTTCCTCTCAGAGTGTGGGTTATGTGTTTGTTACTGGGCACTTCATTGATGCTGACTGGAAGTTGCACAGGCGGCTGCTCAATGTAGTGATGGAACCATATCCAGACTTTGATTCTGCTCTTAGTCATGCTGTTGCTGTTTGCCTTCATGATTGGAGTTTGGAAAACAAGTTATTTTCAGTCACTTATGATCAGCCACTGAGTGAGACTGCTCTTGAAAATCTAAGGCCTCTTCTTTCAAATAAGAACCCACTTGTCCTCAATGGTCAACTATTGGTTGGGCATTGCATTGCCCGTACTTTGAGCAGCATTGCAAAAGAAGTGTTAGCGGCAGGAAGTGATGTGGTAAAAAAAGTACGGGATAGTGTAAAGTATGTGAAGACATCAGAGTCCCATGAAGAAAAGTTTCTGGAGCTTAAGAGTCAGCTCCAAGTCCCAAGTGAACGGAGCCTATCAATTGATGACCAAACTAAATGGAACACAACGTATCAAATGCTGGTGGCCTGTTATGAGTTAAAGGAAGTGTTTTCTTGCTTGGATACATCTGATCCTGATTACAAACAAGCCCCGTCAATGGAAGACTGGAAGCAAGTTGAGACTATCTGCACATTTTTGAAACTTATCTTCGATGCAGCCAACATCCTTACCACTACGACTAACCCAACTCCAGTTACTTTCTTCCATGAAGTGTGGAGGATTCAGACAGATCTGACTAAGACGGTTGGAAGTGAGGATCCCTTCATTAGCAGCCTAACTAAGACAATGCAAGAAAGGGTTGAAAAATACTGGAAGAATTGTAGCCTGGCTTTGGCAACAGCGGTAGTTATGGATCCCAGGTTCAAGATGAAGCTTGTTGAGTTCAGTTTCAACAAAGTTTATGGTGAAGAAGCTCCCACGCATATCAAGGTTGTCGATGACGGAATTCATGAGCTCTTTCATGAATATTTGACACTGCCTTTGCCTCTCACACCAACTTATGCAGACGAAGGGAATAACTACGTTAAGACAGAGGATTCCCAAGGCGGAGCTAATCTAACAGACAACGGACTCACGGACTTTGACATGTACATCATGGAGACAACCAGCCAACAGATGAAGTCGGAGCTGGATCAGTATTTGGACGAGTCTCTGCTGCCCCGAGTTCATGACTTTGATGTATTAGGCTGGTGGAAACTGAACAAGATGAAGTACCCGACGCTTTCAAAGATGGCTCGTGACATTTTGTCAATTCCGGTATCTACAGTTCCTTCCGACTGTGTCTTTGATACAACGGTCAAGGAGATGGATCAGTACAGGACTTCCCTACGACCAGAGACGGTGGAAGCCCTCATATGTGCCAAGGACTGGATGCAGTATGGATCAGCCGACACGTCCACTGCACTTGTCAGAATGGAATATTAG
- the LOC103406876 gene encoding disease resistance protein RPV1-like isoform X2: MTAHEAFFSSSSKSILWKYDVFLSFRGEDTRYGFTSHLHAALKARGYQVFIDDDDLPRGEEIKEKLFRAIEESRISVIIFSKMYVDSSWCLDELVKIMECRDKLGRHVLPIFYHVDPSHVRKQDRDLAEAFQKHEKDIREEKDDKKREAKQERVNQWREALTKAANLSGHHLQSANNRPEAEFIKKIIDENICEWLTSTNELHVAKHIVGINSRVQDITSYLSSGGSNDVLTVGIWGMGGLGKTTAAKAIYNQIHPQFEFKCFIADVRETTSKHDLVDLQKKLISNILKKKHEISCVDEGIGLIKQQFRHRKILVIVDNIDKVEQLDAIVGSHDWFGPGSRIIITTRDERLLLNVNKKFQAKEMNEEEALELFSWHAFQNSCPDQGYLEVSEKVVSYCGGLPLALEVLGSLLTKRPLAEWESQLEKLGRYPDENIVNRLRISFDGLHRLEKAIFLDISCFFIGVNKNFVAKMLDRCGFFGTIGINVLRERCLLTVEGNELNMHDLLREMARVIISEKSLDHPGKWSRLWNCQEASEVLRNKFGTEEVEGLALNFPYTWPRSSSLPSFSTEAFANMKKLRFLHLKYVQLNGEYKHLPKELIWLCWKGCPLKSIPDDFFDQPRLVVLDMQCSKLVQVWEGCKLLERLKILNLSHSHSLIKSPDFSQVPNLEELILERCLRLSEIHPSIGQLQKLSLVNLKECEELSSLPRDFYKLKSVETLLLTGCSKLREVHEDLGEMKSLGIQIPSSTVRLKNLTLLFQEGVKLAHDAIPHHLGSLISLQVLDLQGNYFHTLPSLNGLTKLEILRLNYCFNLRTIPDLPTNLKFLYADDCRALETMPNFSEMSNMRELVVCDSPKLTEVPGLDKSLNFMTLIDMSNCTNLTVDFGKNILQGWTSCGFGGVFLYGNFVPDWFEFVNHGNTVSFDIPPNDGRTFKGLTLCFLHKYAFASKFGITVINNTKRTKLQAYLGSRYSDTPRLWQGQLSNDKLKLQSGDKVEVQISGDLDYYGPSMTTMVNLVWNKPMKENTHDSDQASFVFCQHPARFYEATSDNYPSNDYDLINYIGSTIAVHDHGPLSLAHSHFSLSSNTFPAVSDRGDQISDPMDEDSLTRLSLSLDYSSSTCSGRHIQPQTRPENLPILFQPQGPAVRDRGDQISDPMDEDLLTHLSRSLDYWKPQGPAVGNRGDQISDPMDEDPLTRLSKFPLSLASKL; this comes from the exons ATGACAGCCCACGAAGCCTTCTTTTCGTCCTCCTCCAAGTCCATACTCTGGAAGTACGACGTATTCTTGAGCTTCAGGGGTGAAGACACGCGGTATGGCTTCACGAGCCACCTTCACGCGGCATTAAAAGCCAGAGGGTACCAGGTCTTTATTGATGATGACGATCTACCAAGAGGggaagaaataaaagagaaactGTTTCGTGCAATCGAAGAGTCGAGGATCTCTGTCATTATCTTCTCAAAGATGTATGTGGATTCGAGTTGGTGTCTTGACGAGCTGGTGAAGATCATGGAGTGTAGAGACAAACTGGGGCGACATGTTTTACCAATATTCTATCACGTTGATCCTTCGCATGTCAGGAAGCAGGACAGAGATTTAGCCGAAGCATTTCAGAAGCACGAAAAGGACATCCGTGAAGAAAAAGATGACAAGAAACGTGAAGCTAAACAAGAAAGGGTAAATCAGTGGAGAGAGGCTCTGACAAAAGCTGCAAATTTGTCTGGCCACCATCTTCAAAGCGCTAATAATAG GCCCGAAGCAgagttcattaaaaaaattattgacgAGAATATTTGTGAATGGCTCACCAGCACTAACGAATTACATGTGGCCAAGCACATAGTTGGAATCAATTCTCGCGTTCAAGATATTACCAGTTATCTTTCAAGTGGTGGATCAAATGATGTTCTCACGGTTGGAATTTGGGGGATGGGTGGATTGGGTAAAACAACAGCTGCCAAAGCCATTTATAACCAAATTCATCCTCAGTTTGAATTCAAATGTTTCATTGCCGACGTTCGCGAGACTACAAGTAAACATGATCTGGTTGATTtgcaaaaaaaacttatttctaACATCTTGAAAAAGAAGCATGAAATAAGCTGTGTTGACGAAGGTATCGGTCTGATAAAACAACAATTTCGACATAGAAAGATACTTGTCATTGTGGACAACATAGATAAAGTGGAACAACTGGATGCAATAGTTGGAAGTCATGATTGGTTTGGTCCTGGAAGTAGAATTATCATAACGACACGAGATGAACGTCTACTACTAAATGTGAACAAAAAATTTCAGGCTAAGGAAatgaatgaagaagaagctcttgAGCTATTTAGTTGGCATGCCTTTCAAAATAGTTGTCCTGATCAAGGATATCTTGAAGTTTCAGAAAAGGTTGTTTCTTATTGTGGAGGTTTACCACTAGCGCTTGAAGTTTTAGGATCTCTTTTGACTAAAAGACCATTGGCAGAGTGGGAAAGTCAATTGGAGAAATTGGGAAGATATCCAGATGAAAACATTGTAAATCGACTCAGAATAAGCTTTGACGGGCTACATCGTTTAGAGAAGGCTATATTTCTTGACAtatcttgtttctttattgGAGTAAACAAGAACTTTGTCGCAAAAATGTTAGATCGGTGCGGATTTTTTGGAACAATAGGAATCAATGTCCTCCGTGAACGATGTCTTCTAACTGTTGAGGGGAATGAGTTGAATATGCATGATTTACTTCGGGAAATGGCCAGAgtaatcatttctgaaaaatctcTTGATCACCCTGGAAAATGGAGTAGGTTGTGGAATTGTCAAGAGGCCTCCGAAGTCTTGAGAAATAAATTT GGAACTGAAGAAGTTGAAGGACTTGCTCTAAATTTCCCTTATACTTGGCCTCGAAGCTCTAGCCTACCTAGTTTCAGTACAGAAGCATTTGCCAATATGAAGAAACTGAGATTCCTTCATCTCAAATACGTTCAGCTCAATGGAGAATACAAACATCTTCCCAAAGAGTTAATATGGTTGTGTTGGAAAGGATGCCCTTTAAAGTCCATACCAGATGACTTTTTTGATCAACCAAGACTAGTTGTTTTAGATATGCAGTGTAGCAAACTGGTACAAGTTTGGGAGGGTTGTAAG TTGCTAGAGAGGTTGAAAATCCTGAATCTCAGTCATTCCCACTCTCTCATTAAATCACCGGACTTTTCACAAGTCCCaaatcttgaagagttgatactGGAACGTTGTCTGAGATTGTCCGAGATTCACCCCTCCATTGGTCAACTTCAAAAACTTTCTTTGGTGAATCTTAAAGAATGCGAAGAGCTTAGTTCTCTTCCAAGGGATTTCTATAAGTTGAAATCTGTTGAGACTCTTCTTCTTACTGGATGTTCTAAATTGAGAGAAGTGCATGAGGATTTAGGGGAGATGAAATCATTGGGAATACAAATACCATCTTCTACAGTTAGATTGAAGAATCTCACTCTTTTATTCCAAGAAGGTGTGAAATTAGCACATGATGCAATCCCTCATCATCTTGGGAGTCTAATTTCTTTACAAGTTTTGGATCTTCAAGGGAATTATTTTCATACCCTACCCAGCCTCAATGGTCTTACAAAGCTTGAAATATTGAGGTTAAATTACTGCTTTAACCTTCGTACAATCCCTGATTTGccaacaaatttgaaatttctgtACGCTGATGATTGTCGTGCATTGGAAACAATGCCCAATTTTTCGGAAATGTCAAATATGAGAGAGTTGGTGGTATGTGATTCGCCCAAACTCACTGAGGTTCCTGGCTTGGATAAGTCATTAAACTTCATGacattgattgatatgagtaactGCACCAATCTCACAGTTGATTTTGGGAAGAACATCCTACAG GGATGGACTTCGTGCGGATTTGGTGGCGTTTTCCTCTATGGGAATTTTGTTCCTGATTGGTTTGAGTTTGTTAACCATGGCAATACAGTCAGTTTTGATATTCCCCCGAATGATGGTCGTACTTTTAAAGGGCTGACTCTGTGCTTCTTGCACAAGTATGCATTTGCAAGTAAATTTGGCATTACTGTTATAAATAATACCAAGCGTACAAAGTTGCAGGCTTACTTAGGCAGCAGATATTCGGATACGCCTAGACTTTGGCAAGGACAACTATCGAACGATAAGCTCAAATTGCAAAGTGGGGATAAAGTTGAAGTTCAAATTTCAGGAGATCTTGATTATTATGGGCCATCAATGACAACAATGGTTAATCTAGTGTGGAACAAACCTATGAAGGAAAATACGCATGATTCGGACCAAGCTAGTTTTGTTTTTTGCCAACATCCAGCTCGGTTCTATGAGGCGACATCTGATAATTATCCATCTAATGATTATGATCTCATAAATTACATCGGTAGTACTATAGCAGTGCATGATCATGGTCCTCTCAGCCTTGCGCATTCacatttttccttgtcttctaaTACTTTTCCTGCAGTCAGTGACAGAGGAGATCAGATATCCGACCCAATGGACGAAGATTCTCTTACTCGCCTCTCTTTGTCTCTTGATTATTCATCATCTACTTGTTCAG GCCGTCATATTCAGCCTCAAACTCGTCCTGAGAATCTCCCAATACTTTTCCAGCCACAGGGTCCGGCAGTCAGGGACAGAGGAGATCAGATATCTGACCCAATGGACGAAGATCTTCTTACGCACCTTTCTCGGTCTCTTGATTATTGGAAGCCACAGGGTCCAGCTGTCGGTAACAGAGGAGATCAGATATCCGACCCAATGGATGAAGATCCTCTTACGCGCCTCTCTAAATTTCCCTTATCCTTGGCCTCCAAGCTCTAG